The Helicobacter canis genomic sequence GGCTCTACGCGTGCGCTCACGCTTGATGGCGTGTGTAAAATGCTTGGGATTGTGGGGAAATATGATGTGAGTGGTGGTGATGTGTATGAGCTATTTTATAAGCAAAAAGCCCTTGATGTGATCAATCATTATTGCCAAAGCGATGTGCTAAATACTTATTGGCTGTATTTGAAGTATGCGATATTAAAGGGAGAATTGCAGAGTGAAGAGTATGGGGTGATATTAGAAGATTTTGCTAGCAAGCTAGATTCTAATGCACCTTATGCAAGAGTATTTAAAGAGCAAATTGCTTGTGAGATCACTAAGTTACAGGGCTTATGAAGGCATTGGCAATGCGCTCCTTGCATTGTGCTAGCGATAGGGACTCTTGCAGGCTATAAGCATACAAGCTTGGACGCAATCTTTTAGGGATATGTAGTTTGCGGAATTGGTCTTTGACTTGTTTGGGTAGGGTGATACTGGTGTATTTGGTGATAAGAATAGCAAAAGGATAGCTCGTGCTAGGAAAATGCTCTATGCAGAATCTAGCTTTTTGCTGGGCTTTGGTATGTGTAAAAGGCGGATTCTGGCTTGCTTGCTGCTTGCTTGCTGTATAAATCTCACAAGAAAAATGTGTGCGTATAATTTCTTCTCGCTGTTTGCTTGAGAGCACATAGCCCTGTGTCTTTAATGCATTGGCGATGTGGTGGATTGCTTGGTGTGTGTCAAAAGCATAAATACCGATAAAATAACTATGCTTAGTAAGGAAGAATCCACCTTGATAGAGAGAATCTTTTTCTTTGCTAAGGATTTTTAAGCTTTGCTGCAATCCCTTGCCGTAACGCTGGATTAGCTCGGTGGCAAAATGTGTGCGGATAAAGTTGCGCTCATAGGCTGGGTTGGTGTTTGTGCTATCTACAAAAAACTTTAATCCCCTGCTTGTGCAGTAGTTGAGAATATCTTGCTTATAGCACCAAAGTAATGGACGGATAATGGGGTAGGGCGTGGATTTTGGGGTTTCTTGTGTGCTTTGTGGATAATACCAAGCAATCTCTTCAAAGCCAAGTAGCCCGGCGATACCGCTGCCCTTGCCAAGTCGTAGTAGTAACCATTCAATACGATCGTTGAAATTATGCGCTAGCAAAAGCCCAGAGTAGCTGTATCTAGCAATTAGCGTGCTAAAAAACTTGTAGCGAAATTGTCGTGCTTGCGCTTCAAAATTACTAGAAAAAATAGGGGCTTTAGTTTGAAAGCATTGTTTATCGTGTAGTGTGGCAAGCTCTTTGGCATAGGCGATCTCTTCTTTGCTTTGTGTGCGCACGCCATAATCCACAATAGCAATGTCAAAATCAATATGCTTTTCAAGTAGATAAAAAAATAGTGCGACAGAATCTGCTCCGCCAGAAAATCCAAGCAGAAATTTGCCATTGTGTAAGATGGGGTTGCATAAAGCCTGCATAAGCAATCTTTGATAGATTTATATTGTAGAAATAAGTGTAAAACATCTATGGTGCCGAAGGTCGGACTCGAACCGACACAAGGTCGCCCTTACTAGATTTTGAGTCTAGCGCGTCTACCAGTTTCACCACTTCGGCATTTTGTGAATGGTGCGCTGAGCGAGACTTGAACTCGCACGGGTCGCCCCGCCACCCCCTCAAGATGGTGTGTCTACCAATTCCACCACCAGCGCATACCCTGCATAAGCAGGGGAAATTAGCCTAAAAGAGCTTTGAATGCTTCAACGATCATTTTAGATTCTGGTAGGAATGGATTCCCATAGATTGCAATGATCGCAAAAACAAGCGTATAGATAACTTGCGCTTCAATAAGTGCTAGTGCGATAAACATTGTCCCAAGAAGCTTGCCGCCAATACCCGGATTTCTCGCGGTCCCAGAAATTGTAGCTGCTGCTGCATTTCCCATACCGATTGCTCCACCAAGTGCAGCAATACCAAGACCAATAACACCACCAGCTACAGAAAGAGCAAGCAAAAGTGATAGATCACTACCGCTAAACACACTCTCGCCAGCGAATGCAAACGCTACAAAACCAAAACACAAAACAAGTAAAGCTTTCATTGTTTCTCCTTAAAAATTTTTGCCACCTTTCGGATCTGTCCCCTACTCGCGCGGTCAAATAGGAATTTATTATCGCAGAAACTAGCTAAAAACTAGCTAAAAACTAGCTAAAAACTAGCACAAAATAAGCTCTATCTTGCCTTTTGGATTCCCAGCTATGGCGCAGCGTATAATATCTCCTTCGCGGAAAAACTGCCCCAAAGGCTGCATAGTTTGCGGGATTTTACTAATATGCAAAAGCCCATCGTTGCCTCTAGGTAGGGAGATAAACACGCCAAAATCCATAATACGCTTAATGGTGCCATCAACTTCTTCGCCAATTTCATAATGCGCATTTGGGCTAACAAGCTGGGTAATAAATGCTTTGGCATTTTGGAGATTTTGTGCACAATCTGCTTGGATACAGATCCTTTCATTTTCTCGTTCAATATCAATGCTAACCTTAAACCGCTCGATAATATCTTTGATCACCTTGCCACCCTGCCCAATAATATCTGGGATCTTATAGCTAGGGATAGAGAGATACTCGCTTTTGGGGAGCAAATGTGTATGGGGGATAATGGCTTGTGCGGCTTGCTCCATTTGCTCTAAAATGTGGATTCTAGCGCGTTTTGCTTGGTGGAGTGCATCGTGTAAAATATCTGGGCTAATACCCCCTAGCTTAATATCCATTTGCATAGCAGTGATGGCGTGCTTGGTGCCTGCGATTTTAAAGTCCATATCGCCATCGTGATCTTCTAGTCCCATAATATCCGTAAGCACAGCATATTGCTTGCCATCAATCACAAGCCCCATTGCTACGCCTGCGACAAGGGGATTATCTAAGCCACACGCGCGTAAGGCAAGAGAGCCGCCGCACACACTTGCCATAGAGCTTGAGCCGTTGGATTCTAGGATTTCAGAGACTAGGCGGATTGTGTGTTTGGTGGGTGGGATATTGGATTCTAGGGCTTTTTTGGCAAGATTGCCGTGCCCTAACTCTCTGCGCCCCACACCTCCTATCATACTTGCCTCCCCCACACTAAAGCCCGGAAAATTGTAGTGGAACATAAATCGCTCCTTGCCCCCACCGCTAAGGTCTTCTTGTATTTGCGCATCGTTTTCACTGCCTAGCGTGCAAACTACCAGAGCTTGTGTCTGCCCTCTAGTAAAAAGCGCGCTAGAATGCGCACAAGGCAAGACATTTGTCTCTATGCTAATTGGGCGAACTTCTTCTAGACCTCTGCCATCAGCGCGTCTATGTTCTTGCAAGATCATCGCACGCACTTGGTGTTTTTTATACAGCCCGAGCATATCATAGATGGATTCTAGCTCCCAAATGGGGTTTTTGGCATAAATATCTTTAGCTAGAGATTCTAGCTCGCTATTGCGCTCACTCTTGCTCATTTGCGTAATGGCTTGGCGCACATCATTGCTATAATGTGTAGCAATATGCTCATAAATATGTGGGTGGGTTTTGGTAAGTGCTAGTGGCAGTGGCTTTGGGCTAGATTTATGGGGGATAAGTTTTGCTTCATATTGTGCGCAATCCGCTTGGATTGTCTGCTTGGCTAGTGCTATGGCAGCCATTAGCTCATCTTCTGTCAAGCTCTCATCGCTTCCTTTCATCTCTATCATCAAAATATCCCCCTTGCTCCCAGCTACATAGAGATCAAGACTGGATTCTAGCATTGCTTGTTTGTCGTGATTGATTACAAAGCTGCCTTGGACCTTACCGATACGCACGCTACTCACAGGTGGGATAAAATCCAGCGAGCTAAGGAGTAGGGCATTTGCTGCAGCGTGCAGGGCGCATACTTGCAAATCACTTACGCCATCATAGCTTAGCACAAGGATTGTGATTTGCGTGGGGTAGCGATAGCCTACGGGAAAAAGTGGGCGCAAGGTGCGATCAATAATGCGCGAGGTGAGTGTCTCAAACTCACTGGGCTTGCCTTCTCGCTTGATAAATCCGCCCGGGATCTTGCGCACAGCATAGGATTTGTGGATATATTGCACAACAAGTGGGAGAAAATCATCATCAGTAGGCGTCTCATCGACAGCGACACTTGCGAGCAAGATTGTCCCACCAGAGCGATACCA encodes the following:
- the tilS gene encoding tRNA lysidine(34) synthetase TilS, translated to MQALCNPILHNGKFLLGFSGGADSVALFFYLLEKHIDFDIAIVDYGVRTQSKEEIAYAKELATLHDKQCFQTKAPIFSSNFEAQARQFRYKFFSTLIARYSYSGLLLAHNFNDRIEWLLLRLGKGSGIAGLLGFEEIAWYYPQSTQETPKSTPYPIIRPLLWCYKQDILNYCTSRGLKFFVDSTNTNPAYERNFIRTHFATELIQRYGKGLQQSLKILSKEKDSLYQGGFFLTKHSYFIGIYAFDTHQAIHHIANALKTQGYVLSSKQREEIIRTHFSCEIYTASKQQASQNPPFTHTKAQQKARFCIEHFPSTSYPFAILITKYTSITLPKQVKDQFRKLHIPKRLRPSLYAYSLQESLSLAQCKERIANAFISPVT
- a CDS encoding F0F1 ATP synthase subunit C, which codes for MKALLVLCFGFVAFAFAGESVFSGSDLSLLLALSVAGGVIGLGIAALGGAIGMGNAAAATISGTARNPGIGGKLLGTMFIALALIEAQVIYTLVFAIIAIYGNPFLPESKMIVEAFKALLG
- a CDS encoding polyribonucleotide nucleotidyltransferase, producing the protein MHQIDLALTNLTEQYKLDYVARQACGSVWYRSGGTILLASVAVDETPTDDDFLPLVVQYIHKSYAVRKIPGGFIKREGKPSEFETLTSRIIDRTLRPLFPVGYRYPTQITILVLSYDGVSDLQVCALHAAANALLLSSLDFIPPVSSVRIGKVQGSFVINHDKQAMLESSLDLYVAGSKGDILMIEMKGSDESLTEDELMAAIALAKQTIQADCAQYEAKLIPHKSSPKPLPLALTKTHPHIYEHIATHYSNDVRQAITQMSKSERNSELESLAKDIYAKNPIWELESIYDMLGLYKKHQVRAMILQEHRRADGRGLEEVRPISIETNVLPCAHSSALFTRGQTQALVVCTLGSENDAQIQEDLSGGGKERFMFHYNFPGFSVGEASMIGGVGRRELGHGNLAKKALESNIPPTKHTIRLVSEILESNGSSSMASVCGGSLALRACGLDNPLVAGVAMGLVIDGKQYAVLTDIMGLEDHDGDMDFKIAGTKHAITAMQMDIKLGGISPDILHDALHQAKRARIHILEQMEQAAQAIIPHTHLLPKSEYLSIPSYKIPDIIGQGGKVIKDIIERFKVSIDIERENERICIQADCAQNLQNAKAFITQLVSPNAHYEIGEEVDGTIKRIMDFGVFISLPRGNDGLLHISKIPQTMQPLGQFFREGDIIRCAIAGNPKGKIELILC